CGCGTAGCCGTAGCGATAGTAGTGAAACGCGGCCTTGTAGACATAGGTGACGAGAATGTGCGTCTTGTCCGCCGGCTCTCCCTGATTCGTCACGAGCCAGATCACGTTCAGGTTGTTGAAGGTCCAGATGGTGCCGAGAATCGCCGCCGGAACGAGGACCGGCTTGAGCAAGGGAAGCGTGATCTTCCGGAGCCGCGTACCCCACGACGCCCCGTCGATCGCCGCCGCCTCGTAAAGCTCTCTCGGGATCGATTGGAGGCCCCCAAGGGCGATCACCATCATGAACGGAAACCCGAGCCAGACGTTCGCGAGGATCGGCGCCGCGAACGCCCAGTTGGCGTTCGAGAGCCACGGCACCGGCGGCAGGTGAAG
The Candidatus Eisenbacteria bacterium DNA segment above includes these coding regions:
- a CDS encoding sugar ABC transporter permease translates to AIYSVLLKTVVWTTVNVVSHLVFGVGLALLLNQEIRGRAIYRALLILPWAMPQYITALTWRGMFNYEYGAINLMLRGLHLPPVPWLSNANWAFAAPILANVWLGFPFMMVIALGGLQSIPRELYEAAAIDGASWGTRLRKITLPLLKPVLVPAAILGTIWTFNNLNVIWLVTNQGEPADKTHILVTYVYKAAFHYYRYGYAAAFSLVIFFILLVFVIAFLRASRGKEAGA